A section of the Deltaproteobacteria bacterium genome encodes:
- a CDS encoding type I secretion C-terminal target domain-containing protein, with product MSRQMLPLAGVAAALLLAALWALLPRAGNRQEGTPGGSGAGHTPQPATPELHRTAATTPGLLPGTDSAGEPAHTASVLPAPVIPAVPAAEEAAPSLEPQPKRKGPKGPKAGKKEDPMNMIVIPPPPVTGSAPPVHGTREPDHIQGSESSDTIHGGTGDDLIEGGPGDDWIDGEIGDDIIYGGPGNDTLQGGDGDNYLDGGPGDDWLYAEHGIDTLRGGPGADMLRGGGDADVFLYEAGDAEGGMDRIEDFNPAEGDVLVLTGLLASLGYRGDGSAASLAPFLRMNGTVLEISSNGREFQPLVDLKQAYTLEALVTGGNLRATAPGSRP from the coding sequence ATGAGCCGCCAAATGCTTCCACTGGCCGGGGTTGCCGCCGCGCTGCTGCTGGCAGCGTTGTGGGCCCTGCTGCCCCGGGCCGGAAACCGGCAGGAAGGGACGCCCGGCGGCTCCGGGGCCGGGCATACTCCGCAGCCGGCGACCCCGGAACTGCACCGGACTGCAGCCACAACGCCAGGGCTTCTGCCGGGTACGGATTCAGCCGGGGAACCGGCGCACACGGCATCGGTCCTGCCCGCCCCAGTCATCCCGGCAGTTCCGGCCGCGGAAGAAGCCGCTCCGTCCCTGGAGCCGCAGCCGAAACGGAAAGGTCCGAAGGGGCCGAAGGCCGGCAAAAAAGAAGACCCGATGAACATGATCGTGATCCCGCCTCCGCCAGTAACCGGCAGCGCGCCGCCCGTTCACGGCACCCGCGAGCCCGACCACATCCAGGGTTCGGAAAGTTCCGATACGATCCACGGCGGCACAGGTGATGATCTGATCGAGGGTGGCCCCGGCGACGACTGGATCGACGGTGAAATCGGCGACGACATCATCTACGGCGGTCCCGGCAACGACACGCTGCAAGGCGGCGATGGCGACAACTACCTGGACGGCGGCCCCGGCGACGACTGGCTTTATGCCGAGCACGGCATCGACACCCTGCGCGGCGGCCCCGGCGCCGACATGCTCCGGGGCGGCGGCGACGCCGACGTATTTCTCTACGAGGCTGGCGATGCCGAGGGCGGCATGGACCGGATCGAGGACTTCAATCCGGCCGAGGGCGACGTGCTGGTCCTGACCGGCCTGCTCGCCTCGCTCGGATACAGGGGAGATGGCAGCGCGGCATCGCTCGCGCCGTTTCTCAGAATGAACGGGACCGTGCTGGAGATTTCCTCGAACGGCCGGGAGTTCCAGCCCCTCGTTGACCTGAAGCAGGCCTATACGCTTGAAGCACTTGTCACTGGCGGCAACCTGCGCGCCACCGCACCAGGCTCCCGCCCTTAA
- a CDS encoding hybrid sensor histidine kinase/response regulator, producing the protein MKIELARLSTFLIRFLTRSDADKSLVVAVLAVIISGLWLFIGVVSPVAPGAANVFEPSAVWEIQKLLMISFAGNLAILFAAWSLRDRPVHLGTPVPHLLMGWVCLITVWTSHLLGLMSTVGLVAVPVLATVAAALFGLRRAALWSAITVLAVFVTGFLEVTGRLPVAPLSSVPMDHFYRSPGVYLPSLFILAVWTGLGVMLAGTLVEALQVQSVALADSNAKLTDLVALKNRLAHSCSVMIRGQLTSAWHLSKSARDILRGLEPQPSEAETGAGNDAFRWADSSLQLSERSLMGALDEVDRLADVAALDGAAEPLHRSPVVVGSLVREIVDSFRPVARVRRVRMRFDGETMLVGRYDFHRLRQVIAQLVGSALGHTPPGGEVAVWTRQLFRGQPVHEIEVMHTGPGFPPELVGRFGAGADELPAYGTPPVRTQGLTLASYWLQRHGGSLRIENLKDGCRVTVSLPVERPRAAVLAENPGRASALEQTLREAGHHTGLIDAAEIDPAEGPGVWMAVLDPDVVVMELTDPQSPAAQKLIRSLRASPRTSHVPVVALTLGDEEDRAALESGFDDYVRWQSGTAHELERRLDLFYQRRARG; encoded by the coding sequence ATGAAGATCGAACTGGCCCGGCTCTCCACCTTCCTGATCCGGTTTCTTACCCGGAGCGATGCGGACAAATCGCTCGTCGTCGCGGTGCTGGCGGTCATCATTTCCGGCCTGTGGCTTTTCATCGGCGTGGTTTCACCCGTGGCACCGGGCGCGGCCAACGTGTTCGAGCCGTCCGCCGTTTGGGAAATACAGAAGCTGCTGATGATCTCCTTTGCGGGGAATCTCGCGATCCTTTTCGCCGCCTGGTCGCTCCGTGACCGTCCGGTGCACCTGGGGACGCCGGTTCCGCATCTCCTCATGGGGTGGGTGTGCCTTATTACTGTCTGGACGTCGCATCTTCTGGGGCTCATGAGCACGGTGGGTCTTGTCGCGGTGCCGGTGCTCGCAACCGTGGCGGCGGCGTTGTTCGGCCTGAGGCGTGCCGCGCTCTGGAGCGCGATAACGGTTCTGGCCGTTTTCGTGACGGGATTCCTTGAGGTTACCGGCCGGCTTCCGGTTGCGCCGCTCTCGTCGGTCCCGATGGACCATTTCTACCGCTCGCCGGGGGTGTACCTGCCGAGTCTTTTCATTCTGGCCGTGTGGACCGGCCTCGGCGTGATGCTCGCCGGAACGCTGGTGGAGGCCCTCCAGGTGCAGTCAGTGGCGCTGGCCGATTCGAACGCGAAGCTGACCGATCTCGTCGCTCTCAAGAACCGGCTCGCCCACAGCTGCTCGGTCATGATCCGGGGACAGCTTACGAGCGCATGGCATCTGTCGAAGTCGGCACGCGATATCCTGCGGGGGCTGGAACCGCAGCCGTCTGAAGCCGAAACCGGTGCAGGAAATGACGCCTTCCGGTGGGCCGATTCGTCACTCCAGCTTTCGGAACGGTCGCTGATGGGGGCGCTGGATGAGGTGGACCGGCTTGCCGACGTGGCGGCTCTCGACGGCGCGGCGGAACCCCTGCACCGCTCGCCGGTGGTGGTCGGATCGCTCGTGCGCGAGATCGTCGATTCATTCCGCCCGGTGGCCCGTGTCCGGCGTGTCCGGATGCGGTTCGACGGCGAGACAATGCTGGTGGGCCGTTACGACTTCCACCGGCTCCGCCAGGTGATCGCCCAGCTTGTAGGAAGCGCGCTCGGTCACACGCCCCCCGGCGGCGAAGTGGCCGTCTGGACGCGCCAGCTGTTCCGCGGGCAGCCGGTCCACGAAATCGAGGTGATGCACACGGGGCCCGGGTTCCCGCCGGAACTGGTCGGCCGGTTCGGCGCGGGAGCGGATGAACTGCCGGCCTACGGAACACCACCGGTGCGGACACAGGGACTCACACTGGCCAGTTACTGGCTCCAGCGGCATGGCGGCTCGCTCCGGATCGAGAACCTGAAGGACGGCTGCCGGGTGACGGTCTCGCTCCCGGTGGAACGTCCCCGCGCCGCCGTGCTGGCCGAAAATCCCGGCCGTGCGTCGGCGCTGGAGCAGACGCTCCGTGAGGCCGGGCACCACACGGGCCTTATCGACGCGGCGGAGATCGACCCGGCCGAAGGCCCCGGGGTCTGGATGGCGGTTCTCGATCCCGATGTCGTGGTGATGGAACTGACCGATCCGCAGAGCCCGGCTGCCCAGAAACTGATCCGGAGTCTCCGGGCTTCGCCCCGGACCTCCCATGTGCCGGTGGTGGCGCTGACCCTGGGCGACGAGGAAGACCGCGCCGCCCTTGAAAGCGGATTTGATGACTACGTCCGCTGGCAATCGGGCACTGCCCACGAACTGGAGCGCCGGCTGGATCTCTTTTACCAGCGTCGGGCCCGCGGATAG
- a CDS encoding RlmE family RNA methyltransferase, with protein sequence MAYQRKDHFYRKAKAEGRRSRAAFKLDELLDRFRLARPGDAVLDFGAFPGGWTETLSRTVGRQGLVIAVDLKPMPGVAAPNIRILEGDATSPEIAAKVSELLSGRPVDAVFSDAAPNLTGVHHADYARSQQLTLDLMQAGLRFLRPGGHFCAKVFPGATPHELVSEAKRHFRDVRMTRPKATRQESAELYLVAREKRDGP encoded by the coding sequence GTGGCCTACCAGCGCAAGGACCACTTTTACCGCAAGGCCAAGGCCGAAGGACGCCGCTCGCGGGCGGCCTTCAAGCTGGACGAACTGCTCGACCGGTTCCGGCTCGCACGGCCGGGTGATGCCGTGCTTGATTTCGGCGCGTTCCCGGGCGGGTGGACCGAAACCCTCTCGCGCACGGTGGGCCGTCAGGGACTGGTGATTGCCGTGGACCTGAAGCCGATGCCGGGCGTGGCGGCCCCGAACATCCGTATTCTGGAAGGCGACGCCACCTCGCCGGAGATCGCGGCAAAAGTATCGGAGTTGCTGTCCGGGCGTCCGGTGGATGCCGTGTTTTCGGATGCGGCCCCGAACCTCACCGGCGTCCACCATGCCGACTACGCCAGATCCCAGCAGCTTACGCTCGACCTGATGCAGGCGGGGCTCAGGTTTCTCAGGCCCGGCGGCCATTTCTGCGCCAAGGTGTTCCCTGGTGCGACACCGCATGAACTGGTGTCCGAGGCCAAGCGGCACTTCCGCGACGTGAGGATGACGCGGCCGAAGGCGACCCGGCAGGAGTCGGCCGAGCTGTACCTGGTGGCGCGGGAGAAGCGGGACGGTCCTTAA